Proteins encoded in a region of the Streptomyces sp. NBC_00310 genome:
- a CDS encoding EamA family transporter: MPVHTSQGSQGQRGPGAGLVLALGSAVAFGGSGTAAKPLIEAGLDPLHVVWLRVVGAALVMLPLAVRHRDLVRRRPALLVGFGLFAVAGVQAFYFASISRIPVGVALLVEYLGPAIVLGWVRFVQRRPVTRAAAVGVVLAVGGLACVVEIWSGLSFDPLGLLLALGAACCQAGYFVLSDQGSDAGAEAPDPLGVIAYGLLVGAVVLTVVARPWGMEWAVLGGVARMDGTAVPAWLLLGWVVLIATVLAYVTGVVAVRRLSPQVAGVVGCLEAVVATVLAWVLLGEHLSAPQLVGGAVVLAGAFVAQRSAPGRSSPRPVASGGEGVEPELSVGRRR, encoded by the coding sequence GTGCCGGTGCATACGTCTCAGGGGAGTCAGGGACAACGCGGGCCCGGGGCCGGGCTGGTGCTCGCGCTCGGGTCGGCGGTCGCGTTCGGCGGATCGGGCACCGCGGCCAAACCGCTCATCGAGGCGGGGCTCGACCCACTGCATGTGGTGTGGCTGCGCGTGGTGGGCGCCGCGCTGGTGATGCTGCCGCTGGCCGTGCGGCACCGGGATCTGGTGCGCCGGCGGCCCGCGCTGCTCGTCGGGTTCGGCCTGTTCGCCGTGGCCGGTGTGCAGGCCTTCTACTTCGCGTCGATCTCCCGCATCCCCGTCGGCGTCGCCCTCCTCGTGGAGTACCTCGGCCCGGCCATCGTCCTCGGCTGGGTGCGGTTCGTGCAGCGGCGGCCGGTGACGCGGGCCGCGGCGGTCGGGGTCGTCCTCGCGGTCGGTGGCCTCGCCTGTGTCGTCGAGATCTGGTCGGGGCTGAGCTTCGACCCGCTGGGGCTGCTGCTCGCGCTCGGGGCCGCCTGCTGTCAGGCCGGGTACTTCGTGCTGTCCGACCAGGGGAGCGACGCGGGGGCGGAGGCGCCGGATCCCCTCGGGGTCATCGCCTACGGCTTGCTGGTGGGCGCGGTGGTGCTCACGGTGGTGGCCCGGCCGTGGGGGATGGAGTGGGCGGTGCTCGGGGGTGTCGCGCGGATGGACGGCACGGCTGTCCCGGCGTGGTTGCTGCTCGGGTGGGTCGTGCTGATCGCCACGGTGCTCGCGTATGTCACCGGCGTGGTGGCTGTGCGGCGGTTGTCTCCGCAGGTGGCGGGGGTGGTGGGGTGCCTGGAGGCGGTGGTGGCGACCGTGCTCGCGTGGGTGCTGCTGGGGGAGCATCTGTCTGCGCCGCAGCTCGTGGGCGGGGCGGTGGTGTTGGCCGGGGCGTTCGTCGCGCAGCGGTCCGCGCCGGGGAGGAGTTCGCCGCGGCCGGTGGCGTCCGGCGGGGAGGGTGTCGAACCGGAGCTGTCGGTGGGGCGTCGCCGATGA
- a CDS encoding Clp protease N-terminal domain-containing protein encodes MEGVRSRIPRQSAVDHGPDHVETEGRLTDELASVVTGARRRALRDGDRQIDTAHLLHALLESDPEVRAVFDAPQVARLLGYLVQRSIGYGLRWRIGVEDAGVVPGVPGTPGWSPVAARAMTQAYDRAVRRGEWSAHGVDLLAVLVAAAGSRAVEVLGTMGVDVGAVARRIARTGEGRGEAYVVGGEGER; translated from the coding sequence GTGGAGGGCGTGCGATCCCGTATTCCCCGGCAGTCGGCCGTCGACCATGGTCCGGACCACGTGGAGACCGAGGGCAGGCTCACGGATGAGTTGGCCTCGGTGGTCACCGGTGCGCGCAGACGGGCCCTCCGTGACGGGGACCGGCAGATCGACACCGCTCATCTGCTGCACGCGCTCCTGGAGTCCGACCCCGAGGTCCGCGCCGTGTTCGACGCCCCGCAGGTCGCCCGGCTGCTCGGCTATCTGGTGCAGCGCAGCATCGGCTACGGACTGCGCTGGCGGATCGGTGTCGAGGATGCCGGTGTCGTCCCGGGGGTGCCGGGCACGCCCGGCTGGTCGCCGGTGGCGGCCCGGGCGATGACGCAGGCGTACGACCGTGCCGTGCGGCGGGGCGAGTGGTCGGCCCACGGCGTCGATCTGCTCGCGGTGCTGGTCGCGGCCGCGGGGTCGAGGGCGGTGGAAGTGCTGGGCACCATGGGCGTCGACGTGGGGGCGGTGGCGCGGCGGATCGCGAGGACGGGCGAGGGCCGGGGCGAGGCGTACGTGGTGGGCGGAGAAGGGGAGCGTTGA
- a CDS encoding type II toxin-antitoxin system Rv0910 family toxin, translating into MADVSAEARIEAPAEQVWARLVDWSAYGEWNTTHTAFPKGGPETLAVGGTFQENLKLMGFPAEVEWTIAELEPARTLAIRGKGPMAVDLATRYTLIPDGDATTVRIDGRFTGAAVSLMAGKLKDSATAALGESLRKLGGLIT; encoded by the coding sequence ATGGCCGATGTCAGCGCGGAGGCACGCATCGAGGCGCCCGCCGAGCAGGTCTGGGCCCGGCTCGTCGACTGGTCCGCGTACGGCGAGTGGAACACGACCCACACCGCCTTCCCCAAGGGCGGCCCGGAGACCCTCGCGGTGGGCGGCACCTTCCAGGAGAACCTGAAGCTCATGGGCTTCCCGGCGGAGGTCGAGTGGACCATCGCCGAGCTGGAACCCGCGCGCACCCTGGCCATCCGCGGCAAGGGCCCCATGGCCGTGGACCTCGCCACCCGCTACACCCTCATCCCCGACGGTGACGCCACCACGGTCCGCATCGACGGCCGGTTCACCGGCGCGGCCGTCTCCCTGATGGCGGGCAAGCTCAAGGACTCCGCCACGGCCGCGCTCGGCGAGTCCCTGCGCAAGCTGGGCGGTCTCATCACCTGA
- a CDS encoding PadR family transcriptional regulator has product MRSRGQDFGFERGHGCRGGEHPRGRGDGEAPRAAFGPFGPGHGGPGPFGPFGGGPWGGRGRGGPRGRARRGDVRASILALLKDRPMHGYEMIQEIAERSGGAWKPSPGSVYPTLQLLEDEGLIASASEGGKKLFSLTEAGRTAAEEGPEAPWEEAGRGVDWEALSEIRQAGFGLMEAFGQVWKTGDKDQRDKALSVINEARKKLYLILADED; this is encoded by the coding sequence ATGCGTTCCCGTGGACAGGACTTCGGATTCGAGCGTGGACATGGATGCCGTGGTGGGGAGCACCCTCGCGGCCGAGGTGACGGCGAGGCGCCGCGCGCCGCCTTCGGGCCCTTCGGGCCGGGCCATGGTGGTCCCGGGCCGTTCGGACCCTTCGGTGGGGGCCCCTGGGGTGGGCGCGGCCGAGGCGGACCCAGGGGGAGGGCGCGGCGGGGCGACGTACGCGCGTCGATCCTGGCCCTTCTCAAGGACAGGCCCATGCACGGCTACGAGATGATCCAGGAGATCGCCGAGCGCAGTGGCGGGGCGTGGAAGCCCAGTCCGGGCTCGGTGTACCCCACCCTCCAGCTGCTGGAGGACGAGGGGCTGATCGCCAGCGCGAGCGAGGGCGGCAAGAAGCTGTTCTCGCTCACCGAGGCCGGTCGCACCGCGGCCGAAGAAGGGCCCGAGGCTCCCTGGGAGGAGGCCGGGCGCGGGGTCGACTGGGAGGCGCTGAGCGAGATCCGGCAGGCCGGCTTCGGTCTGATGGAGGCGTTCGGCCAGGTCTGGAAGACCGGCGACAAGGACCAGCGCGACAAGGCGCTGTCGGTGATCAACGAAGCCCGCAAGAAGCTGTACCTGATCCTCGCCGACGAGGACTGA
- a CDS encoding HAD family hydrolase, translating to MPLLLLDLDNTLIDRDAAFRDAAAAFLAEHGLPDADLAWVTAVDAGGYTPRHEVGAALTDRYENAVPPAAVRALLDTGAADRVVLAPATREALEKARAGGWTPVIVTNGRTVQQEAKIRNTGLDRLVQGWVVSEAVGHKKPEPEIFHAAAATVGLALPSACVIGDSPHADIAGAEALGLRSVWVANGRAWAQDAYRPTYIAADVTAAIDHVIDTRTPPE from the coding sequence ATGCCCTTGCTGCTGCTCGACCTCGACAACACCCTGATCGACCGCGACGCGGCCTTCCGTGACGCCGCGGCCGCCTTCCTCGCCGAGCACGGCCTGCCCGACGCCGACCTGGCGTGGGTGACGGCCGTCGACGCCGGCGGCTACACCCCGCGCCACGAGGTCGGCGCCGCCCTGACCGACCGCTACGAGAACGCGGTGCCGCCCGCCGCCGTCCGCGCCCTGCTCGACACCGGCGCCGCCGACCGCGTCGTCCTGGCACCCGCCACCCGCGAGGCATTGGAAAAAGCAAGGGCAGGCGGTTGGACCCCTGTGATCGTCACCAACGGCCGAACCGTCCAGCAGGAAGCGAAGATCCGCAACACCGGGCTCGACCGGCTCGTCCAGGGCTGGGTCGTGTCCGAAGCCGTCGGCCACAAGAAGCCCGAACCGGAGATCTTCCACGCCGCGGCCGCCACCGTCGGCCTCGCCCTGCCCAGCGCGTGCGTCATCGGCGACTCGCCGCACGCCGACATCGCCGGGGCGGAGGCACTCGGTCTGCGCAGCGTGTGGGTGGCGAACGGCCGGGCCTGGGCCCAGGACGCGTACCGGCCCACGTACATCGCAGCGGACGTCACCGCCGCGATCGACCACGTCATCGACACCCGGACCCCACCGGAATGA
- a CDS encoding SDR family NAD(P)-dependent oxidoreductase — protein sequence MISDTYLSELFSLDGRVAVVTGGSSGIGKAIAGALARAGASVVIVARKEAELTATVEELTADGCRAAWVSGDLSTRAGVRAAAEQTVEAFGEPDILVNSAGINLRPPLSELGEDVWDTTMAVNLDAPFLLGQRFGPGMAERGYGRIIHITSQQAHRAFVRSGAYGVSKGALESLARSQAEEWSPHGVTCNTLVPGFVPTPLNTRLSSDPEKVAALAARTLAGRNGQADDFAGAAVFLAGRSAGYITGQAIFVDGGFSVH from the coding sequence ATGATCTCCGACACCTACCTCTCCGAACTGTTCTCGCTGGACGGCCGGGTCGCCGTGGTGACGGGCGGCAGCTCCGGCATCGGCAAGGCCATCGCCGGGGCCCTCGCCCGGGCGGGAGCGAGCGTGGTGATCGTCGCGCGCAAGGAGGCGGAGCTGACGGCCACGGTCGAGGAACTGACGGCGGACGGCTGCCGGGCGGCCTGGGTGAGCGGCGACCTGAGCACCCGTGCCGGTGTGCGCGCGGCGGCGGAGCAGACGGTCGAGGCGTTCGGCGAGCCCGACATCCTCGTCAACAGCGCCGGCATCAACCTGCGTCCGCCGCTGAGCGAGCTGGGCGAGGACGTGTGGGACACCACCATGGCCGTGAACCTGGACGCGCCCTTCCTGCTGGGCCAGCGTTTCGGGCCCGGCATGGCCGAGCGGGGCTACGGCCGCATCATCCACATCACCTCCCAGCAGGCCCACCGGGCGTTCGTCCGAAGCGGCGCGTACGGCGTCTCCAAGGGCGCCTTGGAGTCGCTGGCCCGCTCGCAGGCCGAGGAGTGGTCGCCCCACGGCGTCACCTGCAACACCCTGGTCCCCGGCTTCGTCCCGACCCCGCTCAACACGCGGCTGTCCTCCGACCCGGAGAAGGTGGCCGCGCTCGCCGCCCGCACCCTGGCCGGCCGCAACGGCCAGGCCGACGACTTCGCCGGAGCCGCCGTGTTCCTGGCCGGCCGCTCCGCCGGCTACATCACCGGGCAGGCGATCTTCGTCGACGGCGGCTTCTCCGTCCACTAG
- a CDS encoding PhzF family phenazine biosynthesis protein, translated as MRIRIVDAFTDRPFSGNPAGVLLLDAFPDDAWLQNVAKEVNHAETAFAHPLPEGGEADWALRWFTPVAEVALCGHATLATAHVLTSTNTHEGPVRFATRSGVLIATPRPDGTLTLDFPTAPLTPVPVPDGVAEALGAEPLSAFDTGPNVGDLLVELADEKTVRGLAPDLRALGRYSERGMIATARAADPAAGHDYVSRCFFPNLGIDEDPVTGSAHTALAPYWSERLGSPELTGLQASPRSGHVRTELRGDRTLLSGRAVTVIDGDLLA; from the coding sequence ATGCGCATTCGTATCGTCGACGCCTTCACCGACCGCCCCTTCTCCGGCAACCCCGCCGGAGTTCTCCTCCTCGACGCCTTCCCGGACGACGCCTGGCTGCAGAACGTGGCCAAGGAGGTCAACCACGCCGAGACCGCGTTCGCCCACCCCCTCCCCGAGGGCGGCGAGGCCGACTGGGCACTGCGCTGGTTCACGCCGGTCGCCGAGGTGGCACTGTGCGGCCACGCCACACTGGCCACCGCACACGTCCTGACCAGCACGAACACCCATGAAGGCCCGGTGCGGTTCGCCACGCGCAGCGGAGTGCTCATCGCCACGCCCCGGCCGGACGGCACCCTCACCCTGGACTTCCCGACCGCGCCCCTCACTCCAGTCCCCGTCCCGGACGGCGTCGCCGAGGCCCTGGGCGCCGAGCCGCTCAGCGCCTTCGACACCGGCCCGAACGTCGGCGACCTGCTGGTCGAGCTCGCGGACGAGAAGACGGTCCGGGGCCTCGCCCCCGACCTTCGGGCCCTCGGCCGCTACTCCGAGCGCGGCATGATCGCCACCGCCCGCGCCGCGGACCCCGCCGCCGGCCACGACTACGTCTCGCGCTGCTTCTTCCCCAACCTCGGCATCGACGAGGACCCGGTCACGGGCAGCGCCCACACCGCCCTCGCCCCCTACTGGTCCGAGCGCCTGGGCAGCCCGGAGCTCACCGGCCTCCAGGCCTCCCCCCGCTCGGGCCACGTCCGCACCGAACTCCGCGGCGATCGCACCCTGCTCTCCGGCCGCGCGGTCACGGTCATCGACGGCGACCTCCTCGCCTGA
- a CDS encoding CPBP family intramembrane glutamic endopeptidase: MQGQAESVEDAVPWERPGRRVLRDETLLVLGISLGASGVSALISFIGSVTKPGGLKDQAATMNASAAPGRPWLDLAWQLFGITTALVPVALVAHFLLREGAGLRTLGFDRTKPWPDLGRGAAIAAVIGSTGIAFYLAARGLGFNLTVVPEALPEVWWKYPVLILSAIQNAVLEEVIVVGYLLRRLQQLGWSPGSALAASSVLRGSYHLYQGIGGFVGNMVMGVVFVYLYRRWGRVGPLVVAHSLLDIGAFVGYALLAGKVGWLPTP, translated from the coding sequence GTGCAGGGGCAGGCGGAGTCGGTGGAGGACGCGGTGCCGTGGGAGCGGCCGGGCCGACGGGTTCTGAGGGACGAGACGCTGCTCGTGCTCGGGATCTCGCTCGGCGCGAGCGGGGTGTCCGCGCTGATCAGCTTCATCGGATCGGTCACCAAGCCGGGCGGGCTGAAGGACCAGGCGGCCACCATGAACGCCTCGGCCGCGCCGGGCCGGCCCTGGCTCGACCTCGCGTGGCAGCTCTTCGGGATCACGACCGCCCTGGTGCCCGTCGCCCTGGTCGCGCACTTCCTGCTGCGCGAGGGCGCGGGGCTGCGCACCCTCGGGTTCGACCGTACGAAGCCGTGGCCCGACCTCGGCCGGGGCGCGGCGATCGCCGCGGTGATCGGCAGCACCGGGATCGCCTTCTATCTGGCGGCGCGCGGCCTCGGCTTCAACCTCACCGTGGTGCCGGAGGCGCTGCCCGAGGTGTGGTGGAAGTACCCCGTACTGATCCTCTCCGCGATCCAGAACGCGGTCCTCGAAGAGGTCATCGTGGTCGGGTACCTGCTGCGCCGGCTCCAGCAGCTGGGCTGGTCACCGGGGAGCGCGCTGGCGGCCAGCTCGGTGCTGCGCGGCTCGTACCACCTCTATCAGGGCATCGGCGGGTTCGTCGGCAACATGGTGATGGGCGTGGTGTTCGTCTATCTCTACCGGCGATGGGGCCGAGTGGGCCCGCTCGTGGTGGCCCACTCGCTGCTCGACATCGGGGCGTTCGTCGGGTACGCGCTGCTGGCGGGGAAGGTGGGCTGGCTGCCCACCCCGTGA
- a CDS encoding glutamate--cysteine ligase — translation MGEKVVAGPFGLSDRQQYRDKLRQCLAGLARLLEEKRFDRPKNLMGVEIELNLVDGDGLPRMMNAQVLERIASRDFQTELAMFNLEVNIAPHRLGGRVFDQLSEELRTSLAYADRKAIEVGAGIVMIGILPTLGRDDLVSSNLSAGDRYTLLNDQIVAARGEDFTLDIDGVERLVCTSKSIAPEAACTSVQLHLQVTPGRFADVWNAAQAVAAAQVAIGANSPFLFGHELWRESRPPLFQQSTDTRPPELQAQGVRPRTWFGERWISSAYDLFEENLRFFPALLPICDDEDPMGVLDAGGVPSLAELTLHNGTIYRWNRPVYGIADGVPHLRVENRVLPAGPTITDVIANAAFYYGVVRALAEESRPVWTRLPFEAAAANFDEACRHGIEARLQWPRGRYGGVGPVDAVNLVRDELLPLAEAGLDAWGVEPVDRDFYLGVIEERCRRRANGASWQVETFHRALAKGLGRDAALAATTRRYGELMHSGEPVHSWPVGLPEPVPLG, via the coding sequence ATGGGAGAGAAGGTCGTGGCGGGGCCGTTCGGCCTCTCCGATCGTCAGCAGTACCGCGACAAGCTTCGGCAGTGCCTGGCGGGGCTGGCGCGACTGCTGGAGGAGAAGCGGTTCGACCGCCCCAAGAACCTCATGGGGGTGGAGATCGAGCTGAACCTCGTCGACGGCGACGGTCTGCCGAGAATGATGAATGCGCAAGTACTTGAGCGGATTGCGAGCCGAGATTTCCAAACAGAACTCGCCATGTTCAATCTGGAAGTCAACATAGCTCCACACCGGTTGGGCGGGCGGGTATTCGACCAGCTTTCCGAGGAGCTGCGCACCTCCCTCGCGTATGCCGACCGCAAGGCGATCGAGGTGGGCGCGGGAATCGTGATGATCGGCATTCTGCCCACACTGGGCCGTGACGACCTGGTCTCCTCGAACCTCTCCGCCGGCGACCGCTACACCCTGCTGAACGATCAGATCGTCGCCGCCCGAGGTGAGGATTTCACCCTGGACATCGACGGGGTGGAGCGGCTCGTCTGCACCTCGAAGTCCATCGCGCCCGAAGCCGCCTGCACCTCCGTGCAGTTGCACCTCCAGGTCACCCCGGGCCGGTTCGCCGACGTGTGGAACGCCGCCCAGGCGGTCGCCGCCGCACAGGTCGCCATCGGCGCCAACTCGCCCTTCCTGTTCGGGCACGAGCTGTGGCGCGAGTCGCGGCCGCCGCTGTTCCAGCAGTCCACCGACACCCGGCCGCCCGAACTCCAGGCCCAGGGGGTACGGCCGCGCACCTGGTTCGGGGAGCGCTGGATCTCTTCGGCGTACGACCTCTTCGAGGAGAACCTGCGGTTCTTCCCGGCGCTGCTGCCGATCTGCGACGACGAGGATCCGATGGGCGTCCTCGACGCGGGCGGTGTTCCCTCACTCGCCGAACTCACCCTGCACAACGGCACGATCTACCGTTGGAACCGGCCTGTCTACGGCATCGCCGACGGGGTCCCGCACCTGCGCGTCGAGAACCGGGTACTGCCCGCCGGGCCGACCATCACGGACGTGATCGCCAACGCGGCTTTCTACTACGGGGTCGTGCGCGCCCTCGCCGAGGAGTCGCGGCCCGTCTGGACGCGGCTGCCGTTCGAGGCGGCCGCCGCCAACTTCGACGAGGCGTGCCGGCACGGCATCGAGGCGCGGTTGCAGTGGCCGCGCGGGCGGTACGGCGGGGTGGGACCGGTGGACGCGGTGAACCTCGTACGGGACGAGCTGTTGCCGCTTGCCGAGGCGGGGCTGGACGCGTGGGGTGTCGAGCCGGTCGACCGGGACTTCTACCTCGGGGTGATCGAGGAGCGTTGCCGGCGCCGGGCCAACGGGGCGTCCTGGCAGGTGGAAACGTTCCATCGGGCTCTGGCCAAGGGCCTTGGCCGGGATGCGGCGCTGGCCGCCACGACGCGGCGCTACGGCGAGCTGATGCACTCCGGGGAGCCGGTCCACAGCTGGCCGGTGGGGCTGCCGGAGCCGGTGCCGCTGGGCTGA
- a CDS encoding DUF5999 family protein: MCQHQPLCPTAESADREGARLMAHHPEQGWSLLCNGVLLFEDTGELLPDGQIIAPHRPMGTDTVMTAA; encoded by the coding sequence ATGTGCCAGCACCAGCCACTGTGCCCGACAGCCGAATCCGCCGACCGGGAAGGCGCCCGACTCATGGCGCACCACCCGGAGCAGGGATGGAGCCTGCTCTGCAACGGCGTTCTGCTCTTCGAGGACACCGGTGAGCTCCTGCCGGACGGCCAGATCATCGCCCCACACCGCCCCATGGGCACCGACACGGTGATGACGGCCGCCTGA
- the gcvP gene encoding aminomethyl-transferring glycine dehydrogenase, with protein MTAHRIPLSELEQGIPFERRHIGPDVEARAKMLAHVGYGSLDELTAAAVPDVIKNAEALDLPGARTEAEVLAELRSLADRNQVLGSMIGLGYYGTFTPPVILRNVMENPAWYTAYTPYQPEISQGRLEALLNFQTMVADLTGLPTSGASLLDEGTAAAEAVALSRRMGKNKKGLFLVDADVLPQTIAVIETRAEPTGVEVVVADLGEGIPADIAAREINGVLLQYPGASGVVRDLKPVIEQAHELGALVTVAADLLALTLLVSPGELGADIAVGTTQRFGVPMGFGGPHAGYMAVREKFARSLPGRLVGVSVDADGHKAYRLALQTREQHIRREKATSNICTAQVLLAVMAGMYAVYHGPEGLRTVARRTHRYATVLAAGLTAGGIDVVHGAYFDTLTVRVPGRAGEVVAAAREHGVNLHLVDADLVSISCDETTTRAQLGAVWTAFGVEGDVEALDDAAADTLPEALLRADDYLTHPVFHEYRSETAMLRYLRRLADRDYALDRGMIPLGSCTMKLNATTEMEPVTWPEFGQLHPFAPAGQAQGYLTLIRELEERLAEATGYDKVSLQPNAGSQGELAGLLAVRGYHRARGDEQRTVCLIPSSAHGTNAASAVMAGMKVVVVKTAEDGEIDVEDLRAKIEQYRDELSVLMITYPSTHGVFEEHVAEICAQVHDAGGQVYVDGANLNALVGLAKPGHFGGDVSHLNLHKTFCIPHGGGGPGVGPVAVREHLAPYLPNHPLQPAAGPETGVGPISAAPWGSAGILPISWAYVRLMGGEGLKRATQVAVLSANYIAKRLEPHYPVLYTGPGGLVAHECIIDLRPLAKSTGVSVDDIAKRLIDYGFHAPTMSFPVAGTLMIEPTESEDLGELDRFCEAMIAIRAEIEKVGSGEWPADDNPLRNAPHTAAALGGEWEHAYTREEAVFPAGVSPADKYWPPVRRIDQAFGDRNLVCSCPPLDAYEE; from the coding sequence ATGACCGCCCATCGCATCCCGCTCTCCGAGCTCGAACAGGGAATCCCCTTCGAGCGGCGCCATATCGGACCGGACGTCGAAGCCCGGGCCAAGATGCTCGCGCACGTCGGATACGGCTCGCTCGACGAGCTGACGGCCGCCGCGGTCCCGGACGTGATCAAGAACGCCGAGGCGCTGGATCTGCCGGGCGCGCGCACCGAGGCCGAGGTCCTCGCCGAGCTGCGTTCGCTGGCGGACCGCAACCAGGTGCTCGGATCGATGATCGGGCTCGGGTACTACGGGACGTTCACGCCGCCCGTCATTCTGCGGAATGTCATGGAGAACCCGGCCTGGTACACCGCCTACACGCCGTATCAGCCCGAGATCTCCCAGGGGCGGCTAGAGGCCCTTCTCAATTTCCAGACCATGGTCGCCGATCTGACCGGGCTGCCCACCTCCGGCGCCTCCTTGCTCGACGAGGGCACCGCCGCCGCCGAGGCCGTGGCGCTCTCCCGGCGTATGGGGAAGAACAAGAAGGGCCTCTTCCTCGTCGACGCGGACGTGCTGCCGCAGACGATCGCCGTGATCGAGACCCGTGCCGAGCCGACCGGTGTCGAGGTCGTCGTCGCCGACCTCGGTGAGGGGATTCCGGCCGACATCGCCGCGCGGGAGATCAACGGGGTGCTGTTGCAGTACCCGGGTGCCTCCGGTGTCGTACGGGATCTGAAGCCGGTCATCGAGCAGGCGCACGAGCTCGGCGCGCTCGTCACCGTCGCCGCCGACCTGCTCGCCCTCACGCTGCTGGTCTCCCCGGGTGAGCTCGGCGCCGACATCGCGGTGGGGACGACGCAGCGGTTCGGTGTGCCGATGGGCTTCGGCGGGCCGCACGCGGGCTACATGGCCGTACGGGAGAAGTTCGCGCGCAGTCTGCCCGGGCGGCTCGTGGGCGTCTCCGTGGACGCGGACGGACACAAGGCGTACCGGCTCGCCCTGCAGACGCGTGAGCAGCACATCCGTCGGGAGAAGGCGACCAGCAATATCTGCACGGCTCAGGTGCTGCTCGCCGTGATGGCCGGCATGTACGCCGTGTACCACGGGCCGGAGGGGCTGCGGACCGTCGCCCGGCGTACGCACCGGTACGCCACCGTGCTCGCCGCGGGACTCACGGCCGGAGGGATCGACGTCGTGCACGGCGCGTACTTCGACACGCTCACCGTGCGGGTGCCGGGGCGGGCCGGTGAGGTCGTGGCCGCCGCGCGGGAACATGGCGTGAACCTGCACCTCGTGGACGCCGACCTGGTGTCGATCTCCTGCGACGAGACGACGACGAGGGCGCAGCTGGGGGCCGTATGGACCGCGTTCGGGGTGGAGGGGGACGTCGAGGCCCTCGACGACGCCGCGGCGGACACGCTGCCCGAGGCGCTGCTGCGGGCGGACGACTACCTCACGCACCCGGTGTTCCACGAGTACCGCTCCGAGACCGCGATGCTGCGCTACCTGCGCCGGCTCGCCGACCGGGACTACGCGCTGGACCGGGGGATGATCCCGCTGGGCTCCTGCACGATGAAGCTCAACGCGACCACCGAGATGGAGCCGGTGACGTGGCCGGAGTTCGGGCAGCTGCACCCGTTCGCGCCCGCCGGGCAGGCGCAGGGGTACCTCACGCTCATTCGTGAGCTGGAGGAGCGGCTGGCGGAGGCCACCGGGTACGACAAGGTGTCCCTGCAGCCGAACGCGGGTTCGCAGGGTGAGCTGGCCGGGCTGCTGGCCGTACGCGGGTACCACCGGGCCCGTGGCGACGAGCAGCGGACCGTGTGTCTCATCCCGTCCTCGGCGCACGGCACCAACGCGGCGAGCGCCGTCATGGCCGGGATGAAGGTCGTCGTCGTGAAGACCGCCGAGGACGGCGAGATCGACGTCGAGGATCTGCGGGCCAAGATCGAGCAGTACCGCGACGAGCTGTCCGTGCTGATGATCACGTACCCCTCGACGCACGGGGTGTTCGAGGAGCACGTGGCCGAGATCTGCGCCCAGGTGCATGACGCGGGCGGCCAGGTGTACGTCGACGGCGCCAACCTCAACGCGCTGGTGGGTCTCGCCAAGCCGGGCCACTTCGGCGGTGACGTCTCGCACCTGAACCTGCACAAGACGTTCTGCATCCCGCACGGCGGCGGCGGGCCGGGCGTCGGGCCGGTGGCGGTGCGCGAGCACCTCGCGCCGTACCTGCCGAACCATCCGCTGCAGCCCGCTGCCGGTCCTGAGACGGGTGTGGGCCCGATCTCCGCCGCTCCCTGGGGTTCGGCGGGCATCCTGCCGATCTCGTGGGCGTACGTCCGGCTCATGGGCGGTGAGGGGCTCAAGCGGGCCACACAGGTGGCGGTGCTCAGCGCCAACTACATCGCCAAGCGGCTGGAGCCGCACTACCCGGTGCTGTACACGGGCCCGGGCGGGCTCGTGGCGCACGAGTGCATCATCGACCTGCGGCCGCTGGCCAAGTCGACCGGGGTGAGTGTCGACGACATCGCCAAGCGGCTGATCGACTACGGCTTCCACGCGCCGACGATGTCGTTCCCGGTGGCCGGGACGCTGATGATCGAGCCGACCGAGTCGGAGGACCTCGGCGAGCTGGACCGGTTCTGCGAGGCGATGATCGCGATCCGCGCGGAGATCGAGAAGGTCGGCTCGGGCGAGTGGCCGGCGGACGACAACCCGCTGCGCAACGCGCCGCACACCGCCGCCGCGCTCGGCGGGGAGTGGGAGCACGCCTACACGCGTGAGGAGGCGGTCTTCCCGGCCGGGGTCTCGCCCGCCGACAAGTACTGGCCGCCGGTGCGCCGGATCGACCAGGCCTTCGGCGACCGGAACCTGGTCTGTTCCTGCCCGCCGCTGGACGCCTACGAAGAGTAG